Genomic segment of Rhodococcus rhodochrous:
ATCCCTGCGGACCGGTGTACCGCCCGTGGGACGGGTCCTGCTGCGGGGACCCGATCGGGAAGTGCGGATCGGGGGTCCCGTAGACCGGTCCGGTGCCGGTCTCGGGCCGGCCCTGATGCTCGCCGTAGGGATAGTCGCCCGGGGACGGATAGTCGGACTCGTGCTCGGCCGGCGGCGGGTAGCTGGGCGTGGTACCCCAGCCCGGTCCGTTGCCGACACCGGAGTAGGTGTCCCACCCCGGCCCCGGGGTACCGGTGGCACCACCGAGGGAGTCGAGGGTCGGCGGTTGAGCGGACAGCGACGCCTGCGCGGTGGCGTCGTAGTCGAACGCGCGTCCGAGATCGGGCGGCGGGGTGTGTTCGCTCTCCGAGGACCGCTCCGGCGTATCGGCGCCGGAGGCGGACTCGCTCGGCTTCGTCAGGTCGGGCTTGGCAGGCTCCGTCTTGTCGGGCTCCGGCTTGGCAGACTCCGAATCGGATGCTCCCGAAGTTCCCGGGTCCTGTGTGGTCACGAGTGATCCCCCTTGCTGTCTCCGGACGTCGCTTCGTCGACTCTACCGGCGGCGGACGACGAGCTGCCCGAGGCGGCATCCGCCGAGTCCGAGCTGCCCGACTCGGCATCCGCCGAGTCCGAACCGTCCGACTCGACATCCGCCGACGCCGGGGCGGAACCGGCCGGGTTCAACGACGCCGGGTCCTCGCGGCCCTTGCGTGCGAGGACGAAGTAGGCGACCGCGAGCACGAACACGATGCCCGAGGTGAACGTGTTGATCCGGATACCTGCGATCTGGGTCGCCGCGTCGGTGCGCATGAGCTCGATCCAGAACCGGCCCGCGCAGTACCCGGCGACGTACAGGGCGAACAGGCGTCCGTGGCCGATCGTGAACCTCCGGTCGACGAACACCAGCAGCAGCACGACGAGGACGTTCCACAGCAGCTCGTAGAGGAATGTCGGGTGCACGACGAATGCCACCTCGCCGGTGGACACACCGTCGACCAGCCCGGGCGCGACCTGTCCGGCGTCGTTGCGCCGTTCGTAGATCTCGAGGCCCCACGCCACCGTGGTCTCGCGACCGTAGAGTTCCTGGTTGAACCAGTTGCCGAGACGTCCGATGGCCTGCGCCAGCAGGATGGCCGGGGCGAGGGCGTCCCCGAAGGCCGGAAGCGGGATCCCCCGCCGACGGCACCCGATCCACGCACCGAGCGCACCGAAGGCGACCGCACCCCAGATGCCGAGGCCGCCCTCCCAGATCTTCAGGGCGTCGACCGGGTCGTTGCCGTCGCCGAAGTACTTCTGCCAGTCGGTGGCGACGTGGTAGAGCCGCCCACCGATCAGGCCGAAGGGCACCGCCCACACGGCGATGTCGAGGACGGTGCCGGCCTGTCCGCCGCGCGCGACCCAACGGCGGTCGCCCCACCAGATCGCCACGACGATCCCGACGATGATGCACAGGGCGTAGGCGCGGAGGGCGAACGGTCCGAGATACCAGACGCCCTGCGGCGGACTCGGCAGATAGGCCAGAACAGACGCAGTGGATGTCACGAGTGCACGTTAGCGGAGCGAACGCCCTTCGCGAGATCCCGAGTCAGTGCGAGCAACGCGTCGTGCCCCTCGGCGACGGCGGAGACCAGCGCCGAGCCGACGATGACACCGTCTGCGTAGCCCGCGATCTCCGCGGCCTGGGCACCGTTGCGCACACCGAGACCGACACCGACCGGGATGTCGGAATGCGTGCGCACCCGGGCGACGATCTCCGGCGCGCGGTTGTCGACGCTGTCGCGGGCACCGGTGACGCCCATGGTCGAGGTGGCGTAGACGAAGCCGCGGCACTTGTCGAGGGTGGTCGCGAGGCGCTCGTTGGTCGACGACGGTGCGACCAGGAAGATCCGGCCGAGTCCGTACTTGTCGGCTGCGGCGATCCATTCCTCCGCCTCGTCCGGGACGAGGTCGGGCGTGATGATGCCGAGTCCACCCGCGGCCGCGAGGTCGCGGGCGAAATTCTCGACGCCGTACTTGATCACGAGGTTCCAGTAGGTCATCACGACCGCGGCGCCACCGGCGGCCGTGATCGCTTCGACGGCCGGAAAGACGTCGCGGACTCGGACGCCGTTGGCGATCGCTTCGAACGCCGCGTTCTGGATGGTGGTGCCGTCCATCACCGGGTCGCTGTAGGGGATGCCGACCTCGATGAGATCGCAGCCACCCTCGACGAGGGTCTTCATCGCCTCGACGGAGCGCTCGACGGTGGGATAGCCGACCGGCAGGTAACCGACCAGTGCGGCGCGGTTCTCGGCGCGGCAGGTCGCGAAGATCTCGGTCAGGCGTTCGTGCGGGGCGCTCACTGGGCTGCTCCTTCGGTGCCGGTCCGCTCGGCGGACTCGGACTCGGACTCGTCGGTCGGCAGGTAGCCGAACCACTTGGCGGCGGTGTCGACGTCCTTGTCCCCGCGGCCGGAGAGGTTGACCAGGACGATGGCACCCTTGCCGAGTTCGGGACCGAGCTTCACGGCACCGGCGACGGCGTGGGCCGACTCGATCGCGGGGATGATGCCCTCGGTGCGGCACAGCAGCGCGAAGGCCTCCATGGCCTCGCTGTCGGTGACGGCGCGGTACTCGGCCCGGCCGGTGTCGGCGAGCCAGGCGTGTTCGGGGCCGACGCCGGGATAGTCGAGACCCGCGGAGATCGAGTGCGATTCGATGGTCTGGCCGTCCTCGTTCTGCAGCAGGTACGAGAACGCGCCGTGCAGAGCACCGTGGGTGCCGCCGCCGATGGTGGCGGCGTGCCGTCCGGTCTCCACGCCGTCTCCCCCGGCCTCGCAGCCGACGAGCTTGACGGACGGGTCGTCGATGAACGGGTGGAAGATGCCGATCGCGTTCGATCCGCCACCGACGCAGGCGACGACGGCGTCGGGCAGGCGACCGGTGAGCTCGCGGATCTGGACGCGCGCCTCGAGACCGATGATGCGCTGGAAGTCGCGGACCATCGCCGGGAAGGGGTGCGGGCCGGCGGCGGTGCCGAAGCAGTAGTAGGTGTTGTCGGCGTTGGTGACCCAGTCGCGCATCGCCTCGTTGATCGCATCCTTGAGGGTGCGCGAGCCGGTCTTGGCGGCTATGACCTCGGAGCCGAGCAGACGCATGCGCGCGACGTTGAGAGCCTGTCGTTCGGTGTCGACCTCGCCCATGTAGACGCGGCACTCGAGACCGAGCAGCGCGCACGCTGTGGCGGTGGCGACGCCGTGCTGGCCGGCACCGGTCTCGGCGATCACGCGGGTCTTGCCCATGCGCTTGGCGAGCAGTACCTGCCCGAGCACGTTGTTGATCTTGTGCGAGCCGGTGTGGTTGAGATCCTCGCGCTTGAGGAAGATGCGCGCTCCGCCGGCGTGTTCGCTCAGGCGGGTGGCCTCGTAGACCGGGGACGGGCGGCCGGTGTAGTCGCGCTGCAGGCGGTCGAGTTCGGCGAGGAAGCCGGGATCGACGCGTTCCTTCTCGTAGGCAGCGGTGACCTCCTCGATCACCGCCATGAGCGCCTCGGGCACATAGCGGCCACCGAAGACTCCGAAATGGCCGCGGACGTCGGGTTCGTGCGCGGTCGGAGTGGCGAGGGCTTCGCTCATCGAGGGAAGCCCTCGGCCCTTGGCGGAAAGTGCGGAATCGTCTGCAGTCACGCGTCCAGTCTGCCCCACCACGCGATGCGGATCACGTGGGGGTCCGGACCGGCCGGGACGGTCAGCGTGCGGGCTTGGGGCACGACGGATGCGTGCCCACCGTCACCAGTTCGGCGACTGCCTGGCGCGGATCCCCACTGGTCACCAGTCCCTCTCCGACGAGCACCGCGTCGGCGCCGGCACCCGCGTACGCGAGCAGATCGGCCGGGCCGCGGACACCGGATTCGGCGATCTTGAGCACGTTGCTGGGCAGGCCCGGCGCGATGCGCGAGAAGGTCGTCTTGTCGACCTCGAGGGTCTTGAGGTTGCGGGCGTTGATGCCGATGACGGTGGCGCCGGCCTCGAGGGCGCGATCGGCCTCCTCCTCGGTGTGCGCCTCGACCAGTGCGGTCATGCCGAGCGACTCGACACGGTCGATCAGCGCCGTCAGCACGGTCTGCTCGAGTGCCGCGACGATGAGGAGCACGATGTCGGCGCCGTGTGCCCGCGCCTCGTGGATCTGGTAGGGACCGACCACGAAGTCCTTGCGCAGCACGGGAATACGGACGACGCGACGTACGGCGTCGAGATCGGCGAGGCTGCCGTGGAATCGGCGTTCCTCGGTGAGAACGCTGATGGCGCGAGCGCCTCCGGACTCGTACGCTGCTGCGAGCTCGGCAGGATCGGCGATGTCGGCGAGAGCGCCCTTCGAGGGGCTGGCACGCTTCACTTCGGCGATGACCGCGATGCCCGGTTCGCGCAGCGCGGCCTTGGCGTCGATCGGTGGGGGCGCGGCCGCGGCGGCAGCCTTGACGGAGGCAAGATCGAGAGCCGCCTCACGGGCGGCGACGTCGGCTCGCACTCCTTCGAGAATCGAATCGAGAACTGTCATCGTGGCTCGAGTCCTTTCCCACCCTGCTCAATCCCGATGTGATCAAGCTCATCGGATCTGTCTAGAAGAGTAGTGAAGTGGTTTACAGCGGTCACCGGCGGGTGTCCGTATCACCTTCGCCACCGTCGTCGGTGGGATCCTCACCTGCGTCCAGCGCGTCCCACAGACCGCGTTCGGACAGGGGTTCGTCGTTCTCGGCGCGCCGGGCGGCCGCCTCGCGACGTGCGGCCGGGGCGTCGTACTTCGACGACAGTCCGGCCGCCTCGCGCGGGGTGCGCCACAACGTCACGGCCGCGGCGAGAGCCGCGACGGCGCCGACGATCGCGAGGACGGCCGGCAGCGGATAGGTCTCGAGGGCGGTCACGGTCGCGCGGTCCGGCAGCGCCGCGACACCGGCCGCGGTCTCGGGATCGGCGTCGCCGGTGAGCAACCGCACGGCGGGGATCGCGGCCGCGACGGCGACGACCGCGACCACGAGCGAGACGAGGCGCAGCGCGAATCCGCGTACCGCGAAGACGGCGGCGACCGCAGCGAGCAGCACGAGGGCGAGCGGGGTCAGCGCCGCCGCCCAGCGGCCGCCCTCGAGGTCGTCGACGCGGTCGATCCCGAGTCCGTCGGCCGAGACCGCGGTGACCCACGTCATCCGGCTCGACGCCCACAGCAGGGCCGCACCGATGCCGAGCAGCAGGGCGGCGATCACGGTCGGCCGGCGGCGGCGCCCGGTGGTGGCGCCGGCGTCCGGCGTCTCCGCGGTCACCGTGCGTCACCGCCGTAGGTGGTGAGGGTGGATGCTGCGGCCACGGCGGCGAGGGCGGACATGGCCTTGTTGCGGGCCTCGGTGTCCTCCGCCTCCGGATCGGAGTCGGCGACGATGCCGGCACCCGCCTGCACGTAGGCGACGCCGTCCTTGACGAGGGCGGACCGGATGGCGATGGCGGTGTCGGCGTCGCCCGCGAAATCGAGATAACCGACGATGCCGCCGTAGATGCCGCGGCGGGTGGGTTCGAGTTCCTCGATCAGTTCCATCGCACGCACCTTGGGCGCCCCCGACAGGGTTCCGGCGGGGAAACAGGCCGTGACGGCGTCGAGGGCGTGCTTGCCCTCCGCGAGTCGCCCGGTGACCGTGGAGACGAGGTGCATCACGTGGCTGTACCGCTCGATGTGGCGGTAGTCGTGCACCTCGACGGTGCCCGGCGTGCACACCCGGCCGAGATCGTTGCGGCCGAGATCGACGAGCATGAGGTGCTCGGCGTTCTCCTTCTCGTCGTGGACGAGGTCCTTCTCGAGCAGGATGTCCTCCTCCTCGTTCGCACCGCGCCACCGGGTCCCGGCGATGGGATGGGTGGTGGCCACCCCGTCCGAGACGGTCACGAGCGCCTCCGGGCTCGACCCGACGATCGAGAAGGCCGTCTCGCCGTCCGGGCCCGGGATGTGGAGCAGGAACATGTACGGGCTGGGATTGGACGCACGGAGCATCCGGTAGACGTCGATCGGCTCTGCGTCGCAGTCGATCTCGAAGCGTTGCGAGAGCACCACCTGGAAGGCCTCACCGGCCTCGATGTCGCCGATCAGTTTGCGGACGTCCGTGCAGAACGACTCGGTGGTGCGCTGACGGCGGTAGTCGGGTTCGGGTCGCGAGTAGGTCGCGACGGTGGCCGGTGCGGGGGCTGCGAGCGCCTCCGTCATCCGGTCGAGGCGGGCGACGGCGTCGTCGTAGGCCTCGTCGACGCGCTCGTCGGAGCCGTCCCAGTTCACGGCGTTGGCGATGAGCCAGATCATGCCCTCGTGGTGGTCGACGGCCGCGAGGTCGGTGGCCAGCAGCATCACCATCTCGGGGATCTGCAGATCGTCCTCGGCGAGCGTCGGCAGCTTCTCGAGATGGCGGACGACGTCGTAGCCGAGATAACCCACCATGCCGCTGGTGAGGGGCGGCAGTCCGTGGATGCGGTCGGTGTGGAGCAACTGGAGGGTCTCGCCGAGGACGTCGACGGGGTTGCCGCCCGTGGGCGCGCCGGCCGGGACGTTGCCGTACCAGGCGGCGTCGCCGTCGACGACGGTCAGCGCCGCCGGGCTCCCGGCACCGATGAACGACCACCGCGACCACGACCGGCCGTTCTCCGCCGACTCGAGCAGGAACGTCCCGGGGCGGTCGGCCGCGAGCTTGCGATAGGCCGACAGCGGGGTCTCCGCATCCGCGAGCACCTTGCGGGTCACCGGGACCACGCGGTGCTCGGCGGCCAGCTGGCGGAACTGCTCGCGGGTGGTCGTCGAATCGGAACGGCCGCCACCCGAGGAGTCGGTGGTGGCTGCGGGAATGGTGGTGGGCTCGCCGGACATGCGCCCCATCATCCCAGGGACCTCGTCCGGCCCTGCAGCCGCCGTCAGGCGACCTGGAACGAGCGCTTGGCCAGGCCCATCCAGAAGCCGTCGACGACCTGGTCGATGCCGCGACCGGGGGCATCGGAGGCACCGAGGGTGACGAACAGCGGAGCGAAGTGCTCGACCGTCGGATGCGCGTAGGGCATGCCCGGTGCGCGGTGCCGGAAGTCGAGCAGCGCGTCGACGTCGCCGCGCGCGAGTTGCTCGGCGGTCCAGTGGTCGAACTCCGCGGACCAGCCCGGTGCGGGCGCCTCGGGGCGCGGGTCGCGCAGGAAGGGCAGACCGTGTGTGGTGAACCCGGATCCGATGATGAGCACGCCCTGCTCGCGCAGCGGCCGCAGTCGTGCGCCCAGCTGCAGCAGGCGTTCCGGATCCAGTGTGGGCAGGGAGATCTGCAGCACGGGGATGTCGGCGTCCGGGTACATGACGGTCAGCGGCACGTAGGCGCCGTGGTCGAGTCCGCGGTGCGGTTGCTGCACGACCGGTTCGTCGTCGGGCATCAGCGCCGCGACCTGCCGGGCGAGTTCGGGGGCGCCGGGGCTGGTGTAGGTCACCTCGTAGAAGCGACGTGGGAAGCCCCCGAAGTCGTACACGAGCGGGGTTCCGGTGGTCGTCGAACCGATGGTCAGCGGAGCGGATTCCCAGTGCGCCGAGACCACGAGGATCGCCGTGGGGCGCGGCAGATCGGCCGCCCAGCGCTGCAGCTGCGACACCCACAGTTCGCTGTCGACGAGCGGCGGGGCGCCGTGACTGAGGAACAGGGCGGGCGTGGTCGCGGATTCGGTGGTCATGACATCCCCTCAAGTTGAAGCTTCAAGTATCATAGAGGAGAACCCGTCGCGCGGCCATTCCCGACCTCGGCCGGCTGCGACAGCGAGATCGAACGAGCGAGGAGCAGGTATGAGCAACGAGGACCCGCGGTGGCTCGATCCGACGCAGCAGAACGCCTGGCGGGCACTCGTCTCCGTCGTCACACGACTGCCGGCCGCGCTCGACACCCAGATGCAGCGCGACTCCGACATGACGCACTTCGAGTACTTCGTCCTCGCACTGCTCTCCGAGAACCCCGAGCGCCGGTTGCGTCTCAACGCTCTCGCCGCCGAGGCGAACGCGTCGCTGTCGCGGCTCTCGCACGTCGTCACGCGCCTCGAGAAGCGCGGCTGGGTGCAGCGGGAACCGGTTCCGGGCAGTCGCGGTTCGTACGCAGTGCTCACCGATGCCGGCTACGACACCGTCGTCGAGGCGGCACCGAGCCACGTCGAGGCGGTGCGCAGGCTCGTGTTCGACGGCCTCGACGACGACCAGGTGCGCGCGCTCGCGCGCCTGGGCTCCGCCCTGGTCGAGCAGATCGACGAGGGGATCGCCGGCGGTATCGGCAAGGCCTGAGCTATCACCCCACCCGCCGTGCGCCCGTCACGTGGCGGGGCGGCTCCTCGGCACGTCCCGGAACGGGATGCTCGGGTCGTGGCTGCGCTCACGCGGCATGCCGAGCACGCGTTCGCTGATGGCGTTGCGCGCCATCTCCGTCGTCCCGCCCGCGATGCACCACACCTGCCGCATCAGATGGTCGACGCCGCGCTGCGCGACCGCTCCGTCGGTCTCGTCCCAGGCGGCACCGTTGGCGTCGGTGAACTCGTAGCCGATGGTGACGAGGCGGCTCTCCACGACACCGGACATCAGGCGGGCGATGCTCGCGGCCTGGTCCGACATGGTCCGCGTCGCCACGCCCGTGGACACCCGCTGTTCGAGGGACTGCTTGACCAGTTCGAGCATCCGCGCCTCCCCGAGGAGGTCGCGGGCGAGCGGGTCGTCGAGCCGGCCGGCGTCGTGGGCCACGGCGAACAGCTCGGGCATCCGCGAGGCGCCGCGCGAGACCCCCGCCGGGATCGTCGTGTACGGCGAGTTCCGGTACATGCGCTCGTGGAACATCCAGCGGGTGCCCACGGTCCAGCCGTCGTCGACCTCGCCGAGCCGGTCGCTGTCGGGGACACGCACATCCGTCAGGAATTCCTGGCAGAACTCCTTCGAGCCGCTGAGCATCTCGATGCGGTGCACCTCGACCGAGGGTTGCTTCAGCGGAATCATGAAGACGGTCAGTCCCCGGTTCTTCGGGACGTCCCAGTCGGTGCGGGCCAGGCACAGCGCCCAGTCCGACCACCACGCACCGGTGGTCCAGATCTTCGATCCGTTGAGGATCCAGTCCTCACCGTCGCGGACCGCGGTGGTGACGGCGGCGGCGACGTCGGATCCGCCGCTGGGTTCGGAGAGCATCTGCATCCACAGTTCCTCGCCCTTCAGGATGGCGGGGATGTGGCGGCGTTTCTGTTCCTCGGTCCCGAATTCGAGCAGCACCGCCGCGCACGGCACGAAGGTGGGCACCTGCAGACGGGATGGATACTCGTAGCCGGCGAGTTCCTCGTCGAACACCTGCTGGTAGGCGCGCGGCAGCCCCTGCCCGCCGTACTCGCGGGGAAAGCAGATGCCGGCGAAGCCCGCGTCGAACATCGCCCGCTGGATGTCGCGCTCGCGCCGGACGAGGGCCAGTTCCTCCTCGTCGGATGCCTCAGGGCGGAGCACCCCGATGTAGGCCGCGGAGTCGGAGCGTTCCAGGTTGGCGTCGATCCACGCCCGCGCCCGTGCCCGGAACTCGTCGAGCGTCTCGGTCACGTCGGCCCTGTCCGAGGTGTCGAGGGCCATCAGGATGCCTCCCGGAGTTCGACGATGTCGGCGAGACGGGCACGATGTTCGGCCGGGGTGCCGAAGCCGGAGCGGTTCGCGGCCGCGCGTCGCGCATAGAGGTGCAGATCGTGTTCGTAGGTCACGCCGATCCCGCCGTGGATCTGGATGCAGTCCTGCACCAGCTCGCTGCCGTACTGGCCTATGTAGGCCTTTGCGGCGCAGACGAGTTCGTCCGCATCGGAGCTCGATGTCGCGACCGCTCCGGCCGCGCGGTCGGCAATCGCGTGACTCGCCTCGATCCAGGTCTTCATGTCGGCGAACCGGTGCTTGAGTTCCTGATAGGAGGCGAGCGGGCGACCGAAGGAGTAGCGGTCGAACGCCCATGCGACGGTGAGATCGAAGACCGCCTGCAGCGCCCCGACGGATTCGGCGCAGGAGATCACGATCGCGGTCCGCCGCGCGCGGGCGGCGTCGTCCGCTCCCCCGCCGGGTCCACCGACGACGGAGCTCAGCGGCACGCGCACCTCGTCGAAGTGGACCGCGGCGTAGCGCCGCGTGACGTCGATCGACCGAAGCGGCGTGATGTTCACTCCCTGCGCGTCGCGGGGTACGAGCACGTTGGTCACGTCCTGCCCGGTCCGACCGGTCACGAGCAGGAGATCGGCGGTGATGACGGCCTCGACGGGGCGTTTGGTGCCGGTGACGACCACCTCGTCGCC
This window contains:
- a CDS encoding acyl-CoA dehydrogenase family protein, translated to MLLDPSPDQEFFRDTTARFLAERVPPDGIRRLRDDPDGFAADYWRAGAELGWTGLLVDEDHGGGSLSGLGLVDLTLVAHEFGRHAAPGPLCPTNIAAEMLGRYGKDHEETLAALLAGRATAAWCLDEPRAGSRTATAPVEIRIDGDEVVVTGTKRPVEAVITADLLLVTGRTGQDVTNVLVPRDAQGVNITPLRSIDVTRRYAAVHFDEVRVPLSSVVGGPGGGADDAARARRTAIVISCAESVGALQAVFDLTVAWAFDRYSFGRPLASYQELKHRFADMKTWIEASHAIADRAAGAVATSSSDADELVCAAKAYIGQYGSELVQDCIQIHGGIGVTYEHDLHLYARRAAANRSGFGTPAEHRARLADIVELREAS
- a CDS encoding MarR family winged helix-turn-helix transcriptional regulator, producing the protein MSNEDPRWLDPTQQNAWRALVSVVTRLPAALDTQMQRDSDMTHFEYFVLALLSENPERRLRLNALAAEANASLSRLSHVVTRLEKRGWVQREPVPGSRGSYAVLTDAGYDTVVEAAPSHVEAVRRLVFDGLDDDQVRALARLGSALVEQIDEGIAGGIGKA
- a CDS encoding dioxygenase — encoded protein: MTTESATTPALFLSHGAPPLVDSELWVSQLQRWAADLPRPTAILVVSAHWESAPLTIGSTTTGTPLVYDFGGFPRRFYEVTYTSPGAPELARQVAALMPDDEPVVQQPHRGLDHGAYVPLTVMYPDADIPVLQISLPTLDPERLLQLGARLRPLREQGVLIIGSGFTTHGLPFLRDPRPEAPAPGWSAEFDHWTAEQLARGDVDALLDFRHRAPGMPYAHPTVEHFAPLFVTLGASDAPGRGIDQVVDGFWMGLAKRSFQVA
- the trpC gene encoding indole-3-glycerol phosphate synthase TrpC, which translates into the protein MTVLDSILEGVRADVAAREAALDLASVKAAAAAAPPPIDAKAALREPGIAVIAEVKRASPSKGALADIADPAELAAAYESGGARAISVLTEERRFHGSLADLDAVRRVVRIPVLRKDFVVGPYQIHEARAHGADIVLLIVAALEQTVLTALIDRVESLGMTALVEAHTEEEADRALEAGATVIGINARNLKTLEVDKTTFSRIAPGLPSNVLKIAESGVRGPADLLAYAGAGADAVLVGEGLVTSGDPRQAVAELVTVGTHPSCPKPAR
- a CDS encoding acyl-CoA dehydrogenase family protein; this encodes MALDTSDRADVTETLDEFRARARAWIDANLERSDSAAYIGVLRPEASDEEELALVRRERDIQRAMFDAGFAGICFPREYGGQGLPRAYQQVFDEELAGYEYPSRLQVPTFVPCAAVLLEFGTEEQKRRHIPAILKGEELWMQMLSEPSGGSDVAAAVTTAVRDGEDWILNGSKIWTTGAWWSDWALCLARTDWDVPKNRGLTVFMIPLKQPSVEVHRIEMLSGSKEFCQEFLTDVRVPDSDRLGEVDDGWTVGTRWMFHERMYRNSPYTTIPAGVSRGASRMPELFAVAHDAGRLDDPLARDLLGEARMLELVKQSLEQRVSTGVATRTMSDQAASIARLMSGVVESRLVTIGYEFTDANGAAWDETDGAVAQRGVDHLMRQVWCIAGGTTEMARNAISERVLGMPRERSHDPSIPFRDVPRSRPAT
- the trpB gene encoding tryptophan synthase subunit beta, with translation MSEALATPTAHEPDVRGHFGVFGGRYVPEALMAVIEEVTAAYEKERVDPGFLAELDRLQRDYTGRPSPVYEATRLSEHAGGARIFLKREDLNHTGSHKINNVLGQVLLAKRMGKTRVIAETGAGQHGVATATACALLGLECRVYMGEVDTERQALNVARMRLLGSEVIAAKTGSRTLKDAINEAMRDWVTNADNTYYCFGTAAGPHPFPAMVRDFQRIIGLEARVQIRELTGRLPDAVVACVGGGSNAIGIFHPFIDDPSVKLVGCEAGGDGVETGRHAATIGGGTHGALHGAFSYLLQNEDGQTIESHSISAGLDYPGVGPEHAWLADTGRAEYRAVTDSEAMEAFALLCRTEGIIPAIESAHAVAGAVKLGPELGKGAIVLVNLSGRGDKDVDTAAKWFGYLPTDESESESAERTGTEGAAQ
- a CDS encoding TM2 domain-containing protein, with the protein product MTTQDPGTSGASDSESAKPEPDKTEPAKPDLTKPSESASGADTPERSSESEHTPPPDLGRAFDYDATAQASLSAQPPTLDSLGGATGTPGPGWDTYSGVGNGPGWGTTPSYPPPAEHESDYPSPGDYPYGEHQGRPETGTGPVYGTPDPHFPIGSPQQDPSHGRYTGPQGSHQAPGYGPPPQGGQGYGPPPQGGQGYGPPPQGGQGYGPPPGYGVMSAYGYPDPSNPYGRDAAAPFGRDPYTGEPYSDKSKVTAGVLEILLGPFGAGRFYLDQPGTAVAQIAVTWLTCGIGGIWPLIDGILMLTGKVRDKNGRQLRP
- the lgt gene encoding prolipoprotein diacylglyceryl transferase; translated protein: MTSTASVLAYLPSPPQGVWYLGPFALRAYALCIIVGIVVAIWWGDRRWVARGGQAGTVLDIAVWAVPFGLIGGRLYHVATDWQKYFGDGNDPVDALKIWEGGLGIWGAVAFGALGAWIGCRRRGIPLPAFGDALAPAILLAQAIGRLGNWFNQELYGRETTVAWGLEIYERRNDAGQVAPGLVDGVSTGEVAFVVHPTFLYELLWNVLVVLLLVFVDRRFTIGHGRLFALYVAGYCAGRFWIELMRTDAATQIAGIRINTFTSGIVFVLAVAYFVLARKGREDPASLNPAGSAPASADVESDGSDSADAESGSSDSADAASGSSSSAAGRVDEATSGDSKGDHS
- the trpA gene encoding tryptophan synthase subunit alpha yields the protein MSAPHERLTEIFATCRAENRAALVGYLPVGYPTVERSVEAMKTLVEGGCDLIEVGIPYSDPVMDGTTIQNAAFEAIANGVRVRDVFPAVEAITAAGGAAVVMTYWNLVIKYGVENFARDLAAAGGLGIITPDLVPDEAEEWIAAADKYGLGRIFLVAPSSTNERLATTLDKCRGFVYATSTMGVTGARDSVDNRAPEIVARVRTHSDIPVGVGLGVRNGAQAAEIAGYADGVIVGSALVSAVAEGHDALLALTRDLAKGVRSANVHS
- a CDS encoding anthranilate synthase component I; its protein translation is MSGEPTTIPAATTDSSGGGRSDSTTTREQFRQLAAEHRVVPVTRKVLADAETPLSAYRKLAADRPGTFLLESAENGRSWSRWSFIGAGSPAALTVVDGDAAWYGNVPAGAPTGGNPVDVLGETLQLLHTDRIHGLPPLTSGMVGYLGYDVVRHLEKLPTLAEDDLQIPEMVMLLATDLAAVDHHEGMIWLIANAVNWDGSDERVDEAYDDAVARLDRMTEALAAPAPATVATYSRPEPDYRRQRTTESFCTDVRKLIGDIEAGEAFQVVLSQRFEIDCDAEPIDVYRMLRASNPSPYMFLLHIPGPDGETAFSIVGSSPEALVTVSDGVATTHPIAGTRWRGANEEEDILLEKDLVHDEKENAEHLMLVDLGRNDLGRVCTPGTVEVHDYRHIERYSHVMHLVSTVTGRLAEGKHALDAVTACFPAGTLSGAPKVRAMELIEELEPTRRGIYGGIVGYLDFAGDADTAIAIRSALVKDGVAYVQAGAGIVADSDPEAEDTEARNKAMSALAAVAAASTLTTYGGDAR
- a CDS encoding TIGR02234 family membrane protein, translating into MTAETPDAGATTGRRRRPTVIAALLLGIGAALLWASSRMTWVTAVSADGLGIDRVDDLEGGRWAAALTPLALVLLAAVAAVFAVRGFALRLVSLVVAVVAVAAAIPAVRLLTGDADPETAAGVAALPDRATVTALETYPLPAVLAIVGAVAALAAAVTLWRTPREAAGLSSKYDAPAARREAAARRAENDEPLSERGLWDALDAGEDPTDDGGEGDTDTRR